The Plectropomus leopardus isolate mb chromosome 22, YSFRI_Pleo_2.0, whole genome shotgun sequence genome includes a window with the following:
- the LOC121961105 gene encoding proline-rich protein 36, producing the protein MTSDPRTMDLRLQGNPQLHYGVNGGAGRSSRPSEDDALKFLSQEEQECIQFFEETIDSLEDSLEENDRRPRQVKPPATVDGRQTTSALVSSLLGRSPSPKDQDIIYLVRPEPDLVQTKEPNFSPTTPDFQSMVQNPERHFEVKPRRDPDSLPSEYNAPLPSFGPTDSQSSYHPPGCIPTPVLIAQQIAENQAGGMSNLHPSTFLRRCSLESDKPVSHSSDPHSKQGPPTLAKPTRFPANINVILGNKEHQNQPLANVSIQERRAQMLANLTGTSHPLLQENLQPPVEEKARNAPTRSISFKDPSPDKSRMEALSKLGLSRNRAMSGGVLLLADPNSPSLDSLTATESSAKPLEASDPPTAETSIRVPEANVTAPLQSPIDRKPEILPTDSLKRYEDGNLEPSPSPPAVTQSSYSSPPLENKPSFSPPPEVTLVEFNSYGGKSIMVNPSLSSRSEPATFPASPEPKTLPPALANPSEFNHYGGKTKVMTPAPVVVTRSDLPDILSSHIDKSHSLPAKSEPQHIEIRSYGVKSRTINPSAGVHRPSESLTKSVKAPAPTPAPRPPRHSYHGAVAPQKPALHEHKRRSTSLFRPQGITVQFSGRGATDESRREALRKLGLLKDS; encoded by the exons atgacctctgaccctcGCACCATGGACCTCCGTCTGCAGGGGAACCCTCAGCTCCACTACGGGGTTAACGGGGGCGCGGGCCGAAGCTCCAGGCCGAGC GAAGATGATGCGCTCAAGTTCCTGAGCCAGGAGGAGCAGGAGTGTATCCAGTTCTTCGAGGAGACCATCGACTCGTTGGAGGACAGTCTGGAGGAGAACGACCGGAGGCCCCGGCAGGTGAAGCCGCCTGCGACAGTCGACGGACGCCAAACCACGAGCGCCCTTGTGTCCTCCCTCCTGGGCAGATCTCCTAGTCCCAAAGACCAGGACATTATTTACCTGGTCCGCCCAGAACCGGACTTGGTGCAGACCAAAGAGCCGAACTTCAGTCCCACCACTCCAG ATTTTCAGAGTATGGTGCAGAACCCCGAAAGACACTTTGAGGTGAAGCCGAGGCGTGATCCGGACAGCTTGCCTTCTGAGTACAACGCTCCCCTTCCAAGCTTTGGGCCGACAGACAGCCAGTCGTCCTACCATCCTCCGGGATGCATCCCCACCCCGGTCCTGATCGCCCAGCAGATAGCAGAGAACCAGGCAGGTGGAATGTCGAACCTCCATCCCTCCACATTCCTCCGCCGCTGCAGCCTTGAGTCCGACAAGCCAGTGAGCCACAGCAGCGATCCCCACAGTAAACAGGGTCCTCCTACCTTGGCCAAGCCTACCCGCTTTCCTGCTAACATCAACGTGATCCTCGGCAACAAAGAGCACCAGAACCAGCCACTGGCCAACGTGAGCATCCAGGAGCGGCGGGCGCAGATGCTGGCAAACCTAACGGGAACGTCACACCCTCTGCTGCAGGAAAACCTTCAGCCACCCGTGGAGGAGAAGGCTCGAAACGCTCCCACTCGAAGCATTTCCTTCAAGGACCCGTCACCAGACAAATCCAGGATGGAGGCTTTGTCTAAGCTGGGCCTGAGCAGGAACCGAGCCATGTCTGGGGGCGTATTGCTCCTCGCCGACCCAAACAGCCCCTCTCTGGATTCTCTCACAGCTACAGAATCCAGCGCCAAACCTCTGGAGGCCAGTGATCCCCCAACAGCAGAAACCAGCATCAGAGTGCCAGAAGCCAATGTCACAGCGCCTCTTCAGAGCCCGATTGACCGAAAACCAGAGATTCTGCCGACAGATTCCCTAAAAAGGTACGAAGACGGGAACCTTGAGCCGAGTCCCTCGCCTCCGGCGGTCACACAGAGCAGCTACTCTTCACCTCCTTTGGAAAACAAACCATCTTTCTCTCCTCCACCTGAAGTCACCTTGGTGGAATTTAACAGCTACGGAGGGAAATCTATCATGGTCAACCCTTCGCTTTCCTCCCGGAGCGAACCTGCAACTTTTCCAGCCAGCCCTGAACCCAAAACCCTCCCACCTGCGCTGGCTAACCCCAGCGAGTTTAACCACTACGGAGGAAAGACCAAAGTCATGACTCCTGCTCCTGTGGTCGTGACCAGGAGCGACCTTCCCGATATCCTTAGCTCCCATATTGACAAGAGTCATTCCTTGCCCGCCAAATCGGAACCGCAACACATTGAGATTCGCAGTTACGGAGTAAAGAGTCGAACAATTAACCCGTCCGCCGGGGTACACCGCCCGTCAGAAAGCCTTACAAAGAGCGTCAAAGCCCCGGCTCCAACCCCGGCCCCAAGACCTCCTCGTCACTCCTACCACGGTGCTGTAGCTCCCCAGAAACCGGCGCTCCATGAACACAAGCGCAGATCTACCTCCCTGTTTCGTCCCCAAGGCATCACCGTGCAGTTTTCTGGACGGGGAGCGACAGATGAATCGCGTAGGGAGGCGCTAAGGAAGCTAGGGCTCCTGAAAGACTCTTGA